One window of the Anomalospiza imberbis isolate Cuckoo-Finch-1a 21T00152 chromosome 24, ASM3175350v1, whole genome shotgun sequence genome contains the following:
- the SLC37A2 gene encoding glucose-6-phosphate exchanger SLC37A2 isoform X2 gives MRAALAPGVRLLRALPRDSRYRGLTLVLTFLSYTSYHLSRKPISIVKSQLHPNCSALGPNPHNDSNSTTWCSWAPFDGDNYKELFGALDNAFLVAYAIGMFISGIFGERLPLRYYLSGGMVLSGLFTALFGLGYFWDIHVLWYFIVVQVCNGLVQTTGWPAVVACVGNWFGKGKRGLIMGIWNSHTSVGNILGSLIAGAWVSSAWGLSFVVPGIIITVVGIICFFFLVEYPEDVDCNPPVHHMAADEDPGGVTTSEKDPEAVISNEGPLSLSGQSSVDHSNSPKEPAEEPEAISFLGALRIPGVVEFSLCLLFAKLVSYTFLYWLPLYIVNVAHFGAKEAGDLSTLFDVGGILGGIFAGLISDYTGGRATTCCVMLVVAAPMLFLYNHVGQNGIGTSIAMLIICGALVNGPYALITTAVSADLGTHESLKGNAKALSTVTAIIDGTGSVGAALGPLLAGLISPTGWNNVFYMLIAADVLACLLLARVVVKEARGWCGSMARQRGFKEF, from the exons CTATCGGGGACTGACTCTGGTACTGACCTTCCTCTCCTACACCAGCTACCACCTCTCCCGAAAACCCATCAGCATCGTCAAG agccagctgcaCCCCAACTGCTCGGCTTTGGGCCCGAACCCCCACAATGACTCCAACAGCACCACATGGTGCAGCTGGGCCCCCTTTG ATGGGGACAACTACAAGGAACTTTTTGGGGCGCTGGATAATGCCTTCCTGGTGGCCTACGCCATCGGGATGTTTATCAG TGGCATTTTTGGGGAGCGCCTCCCTCTGCGCTACTACCTGTCGGGGGGAATGGTGCTGAGCGGGCTCTTCACCGCCCTTTTTGGCCTCGGCTACTTCTGGGACATCCATGTCCTCTGGTACTTCATCGTAGTGCAG GTCTGCAATGGGCTGGTGCAGACGACCGGCTGGCCTGCTGTCGTGGCATGTGTTGGAAACTGGTTTGGCAAAGGAAA GAGAGGTTTGATCATGGGCATCTGGAACTCGCACACCTCCGTTGGCAACATCTTAGGGTCGCTCATCGCCGGTGCCTGGGTTtcctctgcctggggcctgtCCTTCGTTGTGCCTGGCATCATCATCACCGTCGTGGGCATCATCTGCTTCTTCTTCCTCGTGGAGT ATCCTGAGGATGTTGACTGCAATCCACCTGTGCATCAC ATGGCTGCTGATGAGGATCCTGGAGGAGTGACCACCAGTGAGAAGGATCCTGAAGCAGTCATCTCCAACGAAGGCCCACTCAGCCTCTCAGGCCAGAGCAGTGTGGATCACTCCAACAGCCCCAAGGAGCCAGCTGAGGAGCCCGAAGCCATCAGCTTCCTTGGGGCACTTCGGATCCCT GGTGTAGTGGAGTTCTCCCTGTGCCTGCTCTTTGCCAAGCTGGTGAGCTACACCTTCCTGTACTGGCTGCCCCTCTACATTGTCAACGTCG CTCATTTCGGTGCCAAGGAAGCTGGGGACCTGTCGACCCTCTTTGATGTCGGGGGCATTTTAG GGGGGATCTTTGCTGGCCTCATCTCTGACTACACTGGCGGCAGAGCCACCACGTGCTGCGTGATGCTGGTGGTCGCCGCTCCCATG CTGTTCCTGTATAACCATGTGGGTCAGAACGGCATTGGCACATCAATAG CGATGCTGATCATCTGTGGTGCTCTGGTTAATGGGCCCTACGCGCTCATCACGACAGCGGTGTCGGCAGACTTG GGCACCCATGAATCTCTCAAAGGAAATGCCAAAGCCCTTTCGACTGTCACGGCCATCATCGACGGCACGGGATCTGTTG gtgctgcgctggGGCCGCTGCTGGCGGGGCTCATCTCCCCCACGGGCTGGAATAACGTCTTCTACATGTTGATAGCAGCCGACGTCCTGGCTTGTCTG CTCCTTGCTCGTGTGGTGGTCAAAGAGGCCCGTGGCTGGTGTGGCTCCATGGCGAGGCAGAGAGG GTTTAAGGAGTTCTGA
- the SLC37A2 gene encoding glucose-6-phosphate exchanger SLC37A2 isoform X1: MRAALAPGVRLLRALPRDSRYRGLTLVLTFLSYTSYHLSRKPISIVKSQLHPNCSALGPNPHNDSNSTTWCSWAPFDGDNYKELFGALDNAFLVAYAIGMFISGIFGERLPLRYYLSGGMVLSGLFTALFGLGYFWDIHVLWYFIVVQVCNGLVQTTGWPAVVACVGNWFGKGKRGLIMGIWNSHTSVGNILGSLIAGAWVSSAWGLSFVVPGIIITVVGIICFFFLVEYPEDVDCNPPVHHMAADEDPGGVTTSEKDPEAVISNEGPLSLSGQSSVDHSNSPKEPAEEPEAISFLGALRIPGVVEFSLCLLFAKLVSYTFLYWLPLYIVNVAHFGAKEAGDLSTLFDVGGILGGIFAGLISDYTGGRATTCCVMLVVAAPMLFLYNHVGQNGIGTSIAMLIICGALVNGPYALITTAVSADLGTHESLKGNAKALSTVTAIIDGTGSVGAALGPLLAGLISPTGWNNVFYMLIAADVLACLLLARVVVKEARGWCGSMARQRGSSVQLTESVMDGK; encoded by the exons CTATCGGGGACTGACTCTGGTACTGACCTTCCTCTCCTACACCAGCTACCACCTCTCCCGAAAACCCATCAGCATCGTCAAG agccagctgcaCCCCAACTGCTCGGCTTTGGGCCCGAACCCCCACAATGACTCCAACAGCACCACATGGTGCAGCTGGGCCCCCTTTG ATGGGGACAACTACAAGGAACTTTTTGGGGCGCTGGATAATGCCTTCCTGGTGGCCTACGCCATCGGGATGTTTATCAG TGGCATTTTTGGGGAGCGCCTCCCTCTGCGCTACTACCTGTCGGGGGGAATGGTGCTGAGCGGGCTCTTCACCGCCCTTTTTGGCCTCGGCTACTTCTGGGACATCCATGTCCTCTGGTACTTCATCGTAGTGCAG GTCTGCAATGGGCTGGTGCAGACGACCGGCTGGCCTGCTGTCGTGGCATGTGTTGGAAACTGGTTTGGCAAAGGAAA GAGAGGTTTGATCATGGGCATCTGGAACTCGCACACCTCCGTTGGCAACATCTTAGGGTCGCTCATCGCCGGTGCCTGGGTTtcctctgcctggggcctgtCCTTCGTTGTGCCTGGCATCATCATCACCGTCGTGGGCATCATCTGCTTCTTCTTCCTCGTGGAGT ATCCTGAGGATGTTGACTGCAATCCACCTGTGCATCAC ATGGCTGCTGATGAGGATCCTGGAGGAGTGACCACCAGTGAGAAGGATCCTGAAGCAGTCATCTCCAACGAAGGCCCACTCAGCCTCTCAGGCCAGAGCAGTGTGGATCACTCCAACAGCCCCAAGGAGCCAGCTGAGGAGCCCGAAGCCATCAGCTTCCTTGGGGCACTTCGGATCCCT GGTGTAGTGGAGTTCTCCCTGTGCCTGCTCTTTGCCAAGCTGGTGAGCTACACCTTCCTGTACTGGCTGCCCCTCTACATTGTCAACGTCG CTCATTTCGGTGCCAAGGAAGCTGGGGACCTGTCGACCCTCTTTGATGTCGGGGGCATTTTAG GGGGGATCTTTGCTGGCCTCATCTCTGACTACACTGGCGGCAGAGCCACCACGTGCTGCGTGATGCTGGTGGTCGCCGCTCCCATG CTGTTCCTGTATAACCATGTGGGTCAGAACGGCATTGGCACATCAATAG CGATGCTGATCATCTGTGGTGCTCTGGTTAATGGGCCCTACGCGCTCATCACGACAGCGGTGTCGGCAGACTTG GGCACCCATGAATCTCTCAAAGGAAATGCCAAAGCCCTTTCGACTGTCACGGCCATCATCGACGGCACGGGATCTGTTG gtgctgcgctggGGCCGCTGCTGGCGGGGCTCATCTCCCCCACGGGCTGGAATAACGTCTTCTACATGTTGATAGCAGCCGACGTCCTGGCTTGTCTG CTCCTTGCTCGTGTGGTGGTCAAAGAGGCCCGTGGCTGGTGTGGCTCCATGGCGAGGCAGAGAGG CTCTAGTGTGCAGCTAACAGAGTCAGTGATGGATGGGAAGTAG
- the TMEM218 gene encoding transmembrane protein 218 yields the protein MAGALGVGPGVLALLLLWAMALLLVMALGRAGRARAAAVPVLLGAAALTAALLLFPREGESPAAAGAEEIVDTFLIGRFILLAVMSLVFLGCLFLFLIYHLMEPVYAKPLHSS from the exons atGGCGGGCGCGCTGGGCGTGGGGCCGGGGGtgctggcgctgctgctgctctgggccaTGGCGCTGCTGCTCGTGATGGCGCTGGGCCGCGCCGGCCGCGCCCG GGCCGCCGCGGTGCCGGTGTTGCTCGGAGCCGCCGCGCTCACGGCCGCGCTGCTGCTGTTCCCCCGGGAGGGCGAGAGTCCGGCCGCAGCCGGCGCTGAGGAG ATTGTGGACACCTTCCTCATTGGCCGCTTCATCCTCCTGGCTGTGATGAGCCTGGTCTTCCTGGGGTGCCTGTTCCTGTTCCTGATTTACCACCTCATGGAGCCTGTGTATGCCAAGCCCCTCCACAGCAGCTAG